The Methylomusa anaerophila genome has a segment encoding these proteins:
- the lgt gene encoding prolipoprotein diacylglyceryl transferase: MHQYLFYIGDFPVRAYGLILSLSIILATGAAYFFAKQDGRWHQHIPDMGIYCGLAGIVGARLWDVFFFDWNYYQHHLLEIPFVWQGGMAIQGGVLLGVIAGVIYTKIHKIDTWAFADIVAAPAIIMGQAIGRMANLMNGDAFGHPTGGNFGILYPSTTLAYQVYGNQPLWPAEVWEGQIDVIIFVLLLIFRTTNHAKGQVFILYAILYSTARFFLEYLRGDYGTLIFGLKSAQLTSLTVILIGIILFIRQGRYAERIGLRSKEN, translated from the coding sequence ATGCACCAATATCTATTTTATATCGGCGATTTTCCGGTACGGGCCTATGGCCTTATTCTCAGTCTGAGTATTATTTTAGCTACAGGCGCTGCCTATTTTTTTGCCAAGCAAGACGGACGCTGGCATCAGCATATTCCTGATATGGGGATTTATTGCGGTCTGGCAGGAATTGTGGGGGCCCGTCTCTGGGATGTATTCTTTTTTGACTGGAATTATTATCAGCACCATTTGCTGGAAATCCCTTTTGTATGGCAAGGGGGGATGGCCATACAGGGCGGAGTATTGTTGGGAGTCATTGCCGGAGTTATTTATACGAAAATCCACAAAATTGATACCTGGGCATTCGCCGATATCGTAGCCGCACCAGCAATTATTATGGGACAGGCGATCGGACGTATGGCCAATTTAATGAACGGCGACGCTTTTGGCCACCCGACCGGCGGTAATTTCGGCATTCTCTATCCTTCAACCACCTTAGCCTATCAGGTTTACGGAAATCAACCCTTATGGCCGGCGGAAGTCTGGGAAGGTCAAATTGACGTAATTATTTTTGTTCTGCTTCTCATTTTTAGGACTACCAACCACGCCAAAGGCCAGGTCTTTATCCTTTACGCCATATTATACTCAACTGCCCGCTTCTTTTTGGAATACTTGCGCGGTGACTACGGGACCTTGATATTTGGTCTAAAGTCGGCTCAGCTTACCAGTCTGACTGTAATTCTAATAGGAATTATATTATTTATTCGTCAAGGCAGATATGCGGAAAGAATTGGCCTTAGATCAAAAGAAAATTAA
- a CDS encoding cytochrome c biogenesis CcdA family protein — MSTSLTLVAVFGAGVVSFLSPCVLPLLPTYTAMLAGTGINTSGKGSQRRLITNTLCFLSGFIVVFMIMGATASFLGQLFFHYQEVIRKAGAIFMILMGIHLSGIVKISVLERDYRPLLNETFEGSGGAFFLGIAFTSGWTPCISPILTTILLYAGASSTVGQGAFLLFVYAMGFCVPFLAAALLLNHVLPRIKGYYKYLTVIRRLSGLLIAIIGTIMYLDLIPRILGFLTDIL, encoded by the coding sequence ATGAGCACCAGCCTTACGCTTGTTGCTGTTTTTGGTGCGGGCGTTGTATCCTTTTTGTCTCCCTGTGTTCTTCCTTTACTGCCTACCTATACAGCTATGCTGGCAGGAACCGGAATAAATACCAGCGGGAAAGGCAGCCAGCGGCGACTGATAACAAACACGTTATGCTTTCTGTCCGGATTCATCGTAGTGTTCATGATTATGGGGGCAACCGCTTCTTTTTTGGGACAGTTGTTTTTTCATTATCAGGAAGTTATACGAAAAGCAGGAGCTATTTTCATGATCCTGATGGGGATACATCTGTCAGGAATTGTAAAGATATCTGTCTTAGAACGGGATTATCGCCCGCTGCTAAATGAAACATTTGAAGGTTCAGGGGGGGCATTTTTTCTCGGCATCGCTTTTACCAGCGGCTGGACGCCCTGTATTTCGCCAATCTTGACAACCATTCTCCTTTATGCCGGCGCAAGCAGTACGGTCGGTCAAGGTGCGTTTTTATTGTTTGTTTACGCAATGGGTTTTTGTGTGCCTTTTTTGGCTGCGGCTCTCTTGCTGAACCACGTGCTTCCAAGAATAAAAGGTTATTATAAGTATTTAACTGTAATACGGCGCCTTTCCGGCCTGCTTATTGCTATTATCGGCACCATAATGTATCTGGATTTAATCCCCAGGATTTTGGGATTCCTTACAGATATTCTTTAG
- a CDS encoding MerR family transcriptional regulator: MVDLLSIKEISQKLGIPQSTLRYYRDIFMDYLPSSGEGKKKRFFPEAIDVFAAIAKGMQQNKNAEEIAAELDTKFARFIEVNSNTDAEQTQDDGATYPQNDEMNEPHALASILPQDNATILAVVAKQNQAMQQIAATVSMINAQQEELHTLKDEISKWEERFENQLTEHYQLVDNRLRQIMEAKRSGSIWQRWFGKIYFTR; the protein is encoded by the coding sequence ATGGTTGATTTACTCAGTATAAAAGAGATATCACAGAAATTGGGAATTCCTCAAAGTACCCTTCGATATTATCGGGACATATTCATGGACTATTTGCCTTCTTCCGGTGAAGGCAAAAAGAAAAGATTTTTTCCTGAAGCGATTGATGTTTTTGCTGCAATAGCCAAAGGTATGCAGCAAAACAAGAATGCCGAAGAGATAGCGGCTGAGCTGGATACAAAATTTGCCCGTTTCATTGAAGTAAATTCAAATACAGATGCAGAACAAACGCAGGATGACGGCGCAACATATCCGCAAAATGACGAAATGAATGAACCACATGCTTTAGCTTCTATTTTGCCGCAGGATAATGCTACAATATTGGCAGTTGTTGCAAAGCAAAATCAGGCAATGCAGCAGATAGCAGCGACTGTGAGCATGATCAACGCGCAACAGGAGGAATTGCATACCTTAAAGGACGAGATATCAAAATGGGAAGAACGTTTTGAGAATCAATTGACTGAACATTATCAGTTAGTTGACAATAGACTTAGACAAATCATGGAGGCGAAAAGGTCCGGGTCTATTTGGCAGAGATGGTTTGGGAAAATATATTTTACACGATAA
- a CDS encoding nitrogenase component 1 gives MPINLTVTSAGTRETRLGSITGYAGDLQDLVNQSKCGTLKEKERCFSQSSSCDAGCALGQLASITDVAVINHAPSGCTAMSSTVIVNHTQLAAKRGVPYDTVFLGTDMDESDTIFGATTDLREIIIQTYNRYKPKAIFVGTSCVSGIIGEDVDSVIAELKAELPIPLAPVHCEGFKSRVWASGFDAADHAVLTSIVKPPQTKRNVINFKNFNESARREIIDIFANFGVEPFFFYANSTIEELSHLSEALATVSICGTLGTYLGNGLEQEYGVPYIKTINPLGIVGFETWLREIGRVIQQEAAVEAYIERERAFYLPKIEEIKKELRGIRAVLGMGASFAFQVSRVLQELGIEVVWVASWHFDRKYDNNEIPPYLEYLLKNNPDLKVSVSDQQNFEILNILHTHKPDIYIARHPGTTVWAIKQGIPAFFHADEYKSFGYRGTLDFAQTILDTIRNRSFEKNLAARITLPYSDWWYKQDNAAFLKQDKEDWK, from the coding sequence ATGCCCATCAACTTAACTGTTACTTCGGCCGGTACCCGCGAAACCAGGCTGGGATCCATTACCGGCTATGCCGGCGACCTTCAGGACTTGGTTAACCAGAGCAAGTGCGGAACACTCAAGGAAAAAGAGCGGTGCTTCAGCCAGTCAAGTTCTTGTGATGCCGGCTGCGCCCTGGGCCAGCTTGCCAGCATCACCGATGTGGCCGTGATCAATCACGCGCCCTCGGGCTGCACGGCGATGTCTTCCACGGTTATCGTCAATCATACTCAGTTGGCGGCGAAAAGAGGCGTGCCCTATGATACTGTTTTCCTGGGAACGGATATGGATGAATCCGATACGATTTTTGGCGCCACCACCGATCTGAGGGAAATCATTATTCAAACCTATAACCGCTACAAACCCAAGGCGATTTTCGTGGGAACCTCTTGTGTGTCCGGGATCATCGGCGAGGATGTGGACAGTGTGATTGCCGAGCTGAAAGCCGAACTGCCGATTCCTTTGGCGCCGGTCCATTGCGAAGGCTTCAAATCAAGAGTGTGGGCCTCCGGCTTCGACGCCGCCGATCATGCTGTTCTTACCAGTATTGTAAAGCCGCCGCAGACGAAAAGAAATGTGATTAACTTTAAGAATTTTAATGAAAGCGCCCGCAGGGAAATCATCGATATCTTTGCTAACTTTGGTGTTGAGCCCTTTTTCTTTTATGCCAATTCCACCATTGAAGAGCTTTCCCATCTGTCGGAAGCCCTGGCCACCGTGTCCATTTGCGGCACGTTGGGGACGTATTTGGGCAACGGGCTGGAGCAGGAGTACGGTGTCCCTTATATTAAGACCATCAATCCGTTAGGCATTGTCGGCTTCGAAACGTGGCTGCGGGAAATTGGCCGGGTAATTCAGCAGGAAGCGGCCGTAGAGGCTTATATTGAACGGGAACGGGCCTTTTATCTGCCGAAGATTGAAGAAATAAAGAAAGAGCTCCGGGGCATTCGCGCCGTCCTGGGAATGGGGGCAAGCTTTGCCTTTCAGGTATCGCGGGTCCTGCAAGAGCTGGGAATCGAAGTGGTATGGGTGGCTTCCTGGCATTTTGACAGGAAATATGACAATAATGAAATCCCCCCTTACCTGGAATATTTGTTAAAAAATAACCCGGATTTAAAAGTAAGTGTCAGCGATCAGCAAAATTTTGAAATTCTAAATATCTTACATACCCACAAACCGGATATTTATATCGCCAGACACCCGGGCACCACGGTCTGGGCCATTAAACAGGGAATCCCGGCCTTTTTTCACGCCGATGAATATAAGTCTTTCGGCTATCGGGGCACCTTGGATTTTGCCCAGACAATCCTGGATACCATCCGCAACCGAAGTTTTGAGAAAAATCTGGCCGCCCGCATTACGCTGCCCTATTCCGACTGGTGGTATAAACAGGATAATGCCGCATTCCTGAAGCAGGATAAGGAGGATTGGAAATAG
- a CDS encoding metal-dependent hydrolase translates to MLITKSRWERFMDTLTHALVGIAVAGISGEPFSLSNPIYLASLIGAQAPDFDIIAQLGGNVTYLKQHRAFSHSVPGLCIWASLITGTFYLVMPGVSLLQVFFWAFAGGVSHILMDYFNAHGAAIIWPLSKSRISSHLLNVFDPLLLALLLMVFIQRWTPGETSIAVFVILSVYIYLRYHLRKRSAEWLKQQFSTDEIGRMLMMPSLTRIFFWDFVIETEQYYFVGQVGAMRPIINIHAHLIKQRVSSLTLEAQKTAVGEFFAAFTPFSYYVEQTTGESMEKQVCIYDLRYFFRSKFMHSAIVLFDQDELPYDSYIHTYGKIMKHPL, encoded by the coding sequence ATGTTAATTACTAAATCAAGATGGGAGCGTTTTATGGACACACTTACTCACGCCTTAGTGGGCATAGCCGTAGCCGGAATATCAGGAGAACCGTTTTCTCTCAGCAACCCCATTTATCTGGCTTCCCTCATCGGCGCCCAAGCACCCGATTTTGATATTATTGCCCAGTTGGGAGGCAATGTGACCTATTTAAAACAACATCGCGCCTTTTCCCATTCAGTGCCGGGGTTATGCATTTGGGCTTCGCTTATAACGGGAACATTTTATCTTGTCATGCCCGGGGTTTCATTACTGCAAGTATTCTTTTGGGCGTTTGCCGGTGGTGTTTCCCATATATTGATGGATTATTTTAACGCCCATGGCGCCGCAATTATTTGGCCATTATCAAAAAGCCGAATTAGTTCGCATCTTTTAAATGTTTTCGATCCATTATTGCTAGCTTTGTTACTGATGGTCTTTATCCAGCGATGGACTCCCGGCGAGACTTCGATTGCGGTTTTTGTCATCTTGTCTGTATATATTTACCTGCGATATCATTTACGCAAACGATCGGCAGAGTGGCTGAAACAGCAATTTTCCACTGATGAAATCGGCCGTATGCTCATGATGCCGTCATTAACGCGAATCTTCTTCTGGGATTTTGTTATTGAAACCGAGCAATATTATTTCGTCGGTCAAGTTGGCGCCATGCGCCCGATAATAAACATCCATGCGCATCTAATCAAACAAAGGGTGTCCAGTCTTACCTTGGAAGCACAAAAAACAGCTGTAGGCGAATTTTTCGCCGCATTCACTCCGTTTAGCTATTATGTTGAACAAACAACCGGCGAAAGTATGGAAAAGCAAGTTTGCATCTATGACTTACGTTATTTTTTCCGGTCTAAATTTATGCACAGCGCCATAGTGCTCTTCGATCAGGATGAACTTCCTTATGATTCCTACATTCACACTTACGGCAAAATAATGAAACATCCTTTGTAA
- a CDS encoding uroporphyrinogen decarboxylase family protein: MSFCGLTEQMTPKERIKAFKEGKPYDRIPCSLNVGAHAARVIGIKVSEYHQSADRLVEAQVAAYKKYGTESVGLHPNIIAAIGAKVIYPEQSTPYVAKQCCWGLRQMWLKM; encoded by the coding sequence ATGAGTTTTTGCGGATTGACCGAGCAGATGACCCCAAAAGAAAGGATAAAAGCCTTCAAAGAGGGAAAACCTTATGATCGCATACCATGCAGTTTGAATGTAGGCGCTCACGCGGCAAGGGTTATAGGAATAAAGGTCTCGGAATATCATCAATCAGCTGACAGGCTGGTTGAAGCCCAAGTCGCGGCCTATAAGAAGTACGGAACGGAATCTGTCGGGCTGCATCCGAATATTATCGCGGCCATAGGGGCTAAAGTTATCTATCCCGAACAGAGTACGCCTTATGTGGCGAAACAATGCTGTTGGGGACTCCGGCAGATGTGGCTGAAAATGTGA
- a CDS encoding DUF6803 family protein, producing the protein MSMTHYMELLMTNQPWNLIIYMVIPVALAEALVATEFFTVYLRGSNAGSWRTWNKWLGTVLGFYFLGIFLNLTITVVPHIEWRGIADILAVGSYLSGVIPLFGIALLEIGVIGAGKSVDEKMKIHFILIIVFLIVAHIAMVFGMVDPGITGWNPHPAGHMQHQGR; encoded by the coding sequence ATGAGCATGACCCATTACATGGAATTGTTAATGACCAACCAACCTTGGAATCTGATTATTTATATGGTTATCCCGGTGGCGTTAGCTGAGGCCCTCGTCGCTACAGAGTTTTTTACAGTTTATTTGCGGGGATCCAATGCCGGCAGTTGGCGAACCTGGAATAAGTGGTTAGGAACTGTTTTGGGATTTTATTTTCTGGGGATTTTCCTTAATTTAACCATCACTGTGGTTCCCCATATTGAATGGCGTGGCATAGCAGACATACTGGCAGTCGGTTCCTATCTCAGCGGCGTAATCCCCTTATTCGGCATTGCGTTATTGGAAATCGGCGTTATTGGCGCAGGTAAGTCGGTTGACGAAAAGATGAAAATCCATTTCATACTCATAATTGTATTCCTTATCGTTGCCCATATCGCAATGGTTTTCGGCATGGTCGATCCGGGTATAACGGGGTGGAACCCTCATCCTGCCGGGCATATGCAACACCAAGGACGTTAA
- a CDS encoding metallophosphoesterase — translation MRIYAIADLHLSGNPPAKPMEVFGTNWLNHWSKIKTAWLEQVCIDDIVLLAGDISWAMKLNEALTDLNTIIRLPGKKILIRGNHDYWWQTVSKMTKAVAGQLSFLNNSFEPAGEWAICGSRGWTCPEDPLFCDTDLPIFQRELLRVESSLTQATKAGYGNIILMLHYPPFYGNKAKGGFTSLIEKYGVKKCVFGHLHGEAVSTAATGIINGVDYCLVSCDALNFGIQRVI, via the coding sequence ATGAGAATTTACGCCATAGCCGATTTGCATTTGTCCGGGAATCCTCCTGCAAAACCTATGGAAGTCTTCGGCACTAACTGGCTTAATCACTGGAGTAAAATAAAGACGGCTTGGCTAGAACAGGTTTGCATAGACGATATTGTCTTACTGGCCGGCGATATTTCCTGGGCAATGAAACTAAACGAAGCTTTGACTGACTTAAACACCATTATCAGGCTGCCGGGGAAAAAAATACTGATCCGGGGTAACCATGATTATTGGTGGCAGACAGTAAGCAAGATGACCAAAGCAGTAGCAGGCCAGTTATCTTTTTTGAATAATTCTTTTGAACCGGCCGGTGAATGGGCAATATGCGGCAGCCGGGGCTGGACCTGCCCGGAGGATCCTCTATTTTGTGATACCGACTTGCCTATTTTCCAGCGCGAGCTACTCAGGGTTGAATCATCTCTGACCCAGGCAACCAAAGCCGGTTATGGCAATATCATACTAATGCTTCACTATCCGCCATTTTATGGCAATAAAGCCAAGGGCGGATTTACCTCCTTAATTGAAAAGTACGGAGTAAAAAAATGTGTATTCGGTCATTTGCATGGTGAAGCTGTATCTACTGCCGCAACCGGTATTATTAATGGCGTTGACTATTGCTTAGTGTCCTGTGATGCCCTCAATTTTGGTATCCAAAGAGTTATTTAA
- the metK gene encoding methionine adenosyltransferase, whose product MAKQRYFFTSESVTEGHPDKLADQISDGVVDAVLAQDPLARVACETSVNTGLVLLTGEVSTQANVNFSKVARDTIAKVGYTKSEYGLDAETAAVLVSLDQQSPDIAQGVNLALESRYGSSDEKWDAIGAGDQGIVFGYASDETPEFLPTPIALAHRLARQLAAVRKDGRVPYLRPDGKTQVTVEYEGLEPVRIDTVLISAQHAPEVELEQIYADVKSLVIQEAIPEQLFDDKTKILVNPTGRFVIGGPHGDAGLTGRKIIVDTYGGYSRHGGGAFSGKDPTKVDRSGAYAARHVAKNIVAAGLAKRAEIQVAYAIGVARPVSVFIDTFGTGTLSNGELIELIKQNFDLRPAAIIEQLDLRRPIYQQVAAYGHFGRLELDVPWERTDVALQLTKAAYKKVGA is encoded by the coding sequence ATGGCGAAGCAACGTTACTTCTTTACATCAGAATCAGTCACAGAGGGGCATCCGGATAAGCTGGCAGATCAAATTTCCGACGGTGTGGTTGATGCCGTCTTAGCCCAAGATCCACTGGCGCGCGTCGCCTGCGAAACAAGTGTAAACACCGGACTGGTTCTGTTGACCGGTGAAGTTTCAACCCAGGCAAACGTTAACTTCAGCAAAGTGGCCAGGGATACGATTGCCAAGGTCGGTTACACCAAATCCGAATACGGCTTGGACGCTGAAACTGCTGCCGTATTGGTTTCCCTTGATCAACAGTCACCGGATATTGCCCAGGGTGTGAATCTGGCGCTGGAAAGCCGTTATGGCAGCAGTGACGAAAAGTGGGATGCCATTGGTGCCGGTGACCAGGGTATTGTTTTCGGCTATGCTTCCGATGAAACCCCGGAATTTCTGCCCACACCGATTGCACTGGCTCACCGTTTGGCCCGCCAGTTGGCGGCGGTGCGCAAAGACGGACGCGTACCCTATCTTCGGCCTGACGGCAAGACCCAGGTTACGGTCGAATACGAAGGGTTGGAGCCTGTCCGGATCGACACCGTGCTTATTTCAGCCCAACATGCGCCTGAGGTTGAACTGGAACAGATATATGCAGATGTGAAAAGCCTGGTAATCCAAGAAGCTATACCGGAGCAGCTTTTTGATGATAAGACCAAAATATTGGTTAATCCCACCGGGCGGTTTGTAATTGGCGGACCTCATGGCGATGCAGGTTTGACCGGCAGAAAGATCATTGTTGATACTTATGGCGGCTATTCCCGTCATGGCGGCGGCGCTTTCTCCGGCAAAGACCCGACTAAGGTTGACCGTTCCGGCGCGTATGCTGCCAGGCATGTGGCCAAAAATATTGTTGCCGCCGGATTGGCTAAGCGGGCTGAGATTCAAGTTGCTTACGCCATCGGTGTGGCCAGACCCGTCTCGGTTTTTATTGATACCTTTGGTACCGGAACACTTAGCAACGGGGAACTGATCGAACTGATTAAACAGAATTTTGACTTGCGTCCGGCGGCAATTATTGAACAACTGGATTTGCGCCGGCCGATTTATCAGCAGGTTGCCGCTTATGGTCATTTTGGCAGACTTGAACTGGATGTGCCGTGGGAACGAACCGATGTGGCGCTGCAATTAACTAAGGCCGCTTATAAAAAAGTAGGGGCATAA
- a CDS encoding TlpA family protein disulfide reductase yields the protein MNKKVIVTGAVIVVIMAMAYGAWNWAIRNPESSPISNSAKVSTIETGITVGKMMPQFSLMSLDGQRVTVAKSDQVIVLNFWATWCPPCREEMPELEQFYKRYGSTVQFYAINIQEPADKVAGFMKDNQYTFRTAVLLDGDGAVARTYRINAIPTSIVIDKAGIIRYRTAGTVTLAELEGVLKGL from the coding sequence ATGAATAAGAAAGTTATCGTTACCGGGGCCGTTATTGTCGTAATTATGGCTATGGCCTATGGAGCTTGGAATTGGGCTATACGTAACCCGGAAAGTTCCCCAATATCCAATTCAGCAAAGGTTTCGACTATAGAAACCGGTATCACTGTTGGTAAGATGATGCCTCAGTTTTCTTTGATGTCCCTTGATGGTCAAAGAGTCACAGTTGCAAAATCAGACCAGGTAATAGTGCTCAACTTCTGGGCTACCTGGTGTCCGCCATGCCGGGAGGAGATGCCGGAACTTGAGCAGTTTTATAAACGTTATGGTTCAACAGTCCAATTTTACGCAATTAATATTCAGGAACCTGCTGACAAGGTAGCAGGCTTCATGAAAGATAATCAATACACATTCCGTACGGCAGTCTTATTAGATGGGGATGGGGCTGTGGCAAGGACCTACCGGATAAATGCCATTCCCACTTCGATTGTAATTGATAAAGCCGGGATTATTAGATACAGAACAGCCGGCACGGTAACGTTGGCAGAGTTGGAAGGAGTACTAAAAGGCTTATGA
- a CDS encoding class I SAM-dependent methyltransferase: MAVNLALDNKDLAKTYDEVSNTQFNSGLILIEKLGVKPGDSVLDIGSGTGRLGRHVIGIIGPAGRYVGIDPLAERVKLANEQNEHSNAVFRIGNAEDLSSLADNNFDAVYLNAVFHWVLDKETALKEIFKVLKPGGKLGITTGAKELNLVSGLSLLTESVLTREPYDKFVRLEDSVQKQHGLTTTALIELLTKTGFKVKDIQIKEIKRTHQTAKDVIIHSEASSFGNYLNHVPDSLREQAKADVAAEIEKHRTKDGIKLKGYTIFAIAKKGQQGF, encoded by the coding sequence ATGGCAGTAAATCTTGCCCTTGACAACAAGGATCTGGCAAAAACCTATGACGAGGTAAGCAATACACAGTTTAACAGCGGGCTCATTCTGATTGAAAAACTGGGAGTAAAGCCCGGCGATTCGGTCTTGGATATTGGCAGCGGCACAGGCAGACTGGGCCGACATGTTATCGGGATAATCGGCCCGGCCGGCAGGTATGTCGGCATCGATCCGCTGGCGGAGCGGGTCAAGCTCGCCAACGAACAGAACGAACATTCAAACGCGGTGTTTCGGATTGGCAACGCTGAGGACCTCAGTTCCCTAGCGGATAACAACTTTGATGCAGTGTATCTGAATGCGGTTTTTCACTGGGTACTCGACAAGGAAACCGCTTTGAAGGAAATATTTAAGGTTCTCAAACCGGGAGGAAAGCTTGGGATTACGACAGGCGCCAAAGAACTGAACCTGGTTTCAGGACTCAGTTTGCTTACAGAAAGTGTGCTGACGCGGGAACCGTATGACAAGTTTGTACGCTTGGAGGATAGTGTCCAGAAGCAGCATGGACTGACGACTACTGCACTTATAGAGCTGCTGACGAAAACCGGTTTTAAAGTAAAAGACATCCAAATAAAGGAGATCAAGCGAACTCATCAGACGGCAAAGGATGTTATCATCCACAGTGAGGCGAGTTCCTTTGGCAATTACCTGAATCATGTCCCCGACTCCCTGCGGGAACAGGCCAAGGCGGATGTTGCAGCAGAGATTGAAAAGCATCGAACCAAAGATGGAATAAAACTTAAAGGATACACCATATTTGCCATAGCCAAAAAAGGGCAACAGGGATTCTGA
- a CDS encoding nitrogenase component 1, which translates to MPKILDQPRYKCAMAAMQTVQAITKALPILHSGPGCADKLQGGNYGGSGHFAPRIFPCTNLNEKDVVFGGAERLRETIENALKVINADLYVVLSSCSSEIIGDDMEEVVRSFQAAAKPVIFASTAGFKGNNFSGHEWVVQAIIEQYLKPAPQKTKGLVNIWASVPQHDPFWYGNLFELENLVAQLGLTPNTIFGYNRGMKNIDKIPAAEFNLLVSPWVGLKNVKLLEEKFGTPYLHLPTLPIGSFETSKFLQAVGEFAGVDKQKVEDIVTENERKYYYFIERFADAFLETRVMSKRFVVVSDAQYALSITKFLVNDVGLFPSKQYITDNTPTEYQEQVREEFKKLNYGIEAEVAFLSDGYLIQNEIKDTYFTGYPLIIGSSWEKTVAQKTQAHYLAVSWPVNERLVINSSYVGYGGGLKLLEDIYSVVLTRFN; encoded by the coding sequence ATGCCGAAGATACTGGATCAACCCCGCTATAAATGCGCCATGGCCGCCATGCAGACAGTCCAGGCCATCACCAAAGCTTTGCCCATATTACATTCAGGTCCCGGCTGCGCCGATAAGCTGCAGGGAGGAAATTACGGCGGTTCCGGGCATTTTGCGCCCCGGATTTTTCCCTGCACCAATCTCAACGAAAAGGACGTGGTGTTCGGCGGCGCGGAACGGTTAAGGGAAACCATTGAAAATGCTCTTAAAGTAATCAATGCCGACCTCTATGTGGTGTTGAGCAGTTGTTCTTCCGAAATCATCGGCGATGATATGGAAGAGGTGGTCCGTTCCTTCCAAGCGGCGGCAAAGCCGGTAATTTTTGCCTCCACGGCAGGATTTAAGGGAAATAACTTTTCCGGACATGAGTGGGTTGTTCAGGCCATCATTGAGCAGTATTTAAAGCCGGCGCCGCAAAAAACCAAGGGGCTGGTGAATATATGGGCCAGTGTTCCCCAGCACGACCCTTTTTGGTATGGCAATTTATTCGAACTGGAAAACCTGGTTGCCCAGCTCGGCTTAACCCCGAATACCATTTTCGGTTATAACCGGGGCATGAAAAATATTGATAAAATCCCGGCGGCGGAATTTAATCTGCTGGTATCGCCCTGGGTGGGTCTGAAAAATGTGAAGCTTTTAGAGGAGAAATTCGGCACGCCTTATTTGCATCTTCCCACTCTTCCCATCGGCTCCTTTGAGACAAGCAAATTCTTACAGGCAGTGGGCGAATTTGCGGGTGTGGATAAGCAAAAGGTGGAAGACATTGTTACCGAGAATGAAAGAAAGTATTATTATTTCATTGAACGCTTTGCCGATGCCTTTCTGGAAACCCGGGTTATGTCCAAACGGTTTGTGGTTGTTTCCGATGCCCAATATGCTTTGTCCATAACCAAGTTCCTGGTCAATGATGTGGGCTTATTCCCTTCCAAGCAGTATATTACGGATAACACGCCAACGGAATATCAGGAGCAGGTGCGGGAGGAATTTAAAAAATTGAATTACGGTATTGAGGCGGAGGTGGCTTTTCTCTCGGATGGCTATCTAATACAGAATGAAATCAAGGATACGTATTTCACCGGCTATCCGTTAATCATCGGCAGCTCATGGGAAAAGACCGTGGCGCAGAAAACTCAGGCCCATTACCTGGCCGTTTCCTGGCCTGTGAATGAAAGACTGGTTATTAACAGTTCCTATGTGGGTTATGGCGGCGGGCTTAAGCTGCTTGAAGATATTTATTCGGTAGTTTTGACCAGGTTCAATTAG